A genome region from Arachis duranensis cultivar V14167 chromosome 6, aradu.V14167.gnm2.J7QH, whole genome shotgun sequence includes the following:
- the LOC107491862 gene encoding transcription factor bHLH149 — protein sequence MSSLQPNVDSTNSETMQRSNPKKRRKIGHSNSLSLVPWRSETQQRIYSSKLAEALRYVIHRNPPSLPAKSSAGREVRETADRVLAATAKGRTRWSRAILASPLNRWKLRRMHKKVHKASTGLPKKSPETRRRLPVVQKKARVLGRLVPGCRKLTFPNLLEEATDYISALEMQVRAMTALTELLTGGGSLASA from the coding sequence ATGTCATCTCTGCAACCAAACGTTGATTCTACGAATTCGGAAACGATGCAACGATCCAATCCCAAGAAGCGCCGGAAAATTGGACACAGCAATTCCCTCAGCCTCGTTCCATGGAGATCCGAGACGCAACAGCGGATCTACTCTTCCAAGCTCGCAGAAGCTCTCCGCTACGTCATCCATCGGAACCCTCCGTCTCTGCCGGCAAAGTCTAGTGCCGGTCGAGAGGTTCGCGAGACCGCCGACCGAGTCCTCGCTGCCACTGCAAAAGGCCGGACTCGTTGGAGCCGCGCTATCCTTGCTAGTCCACTCAACCGGTGGAAGCTCCGGCGGATGCACAAGAAGGTTCACAAGGCCTCCACCGGATTGCCGAAGAAGTCGCCGGAGACTCGCCGGAGATTACCAGTGGTGCAGAAGAAAGCGCGCGTTCTCGGCCGGTTAGTCCCCGGCTGCCGGAAGCTCACGTTCCCGAACCTTCTAGAAGAAGCCACAGACTACATCTCGGCGTTGGAGATGCAGGTGAGAGCCATGACGGCACTCACGGAGTTACTCACCGGCGGCGGCTCCCTCGCCTCGGCTTGA